One segment of Streptomyces sp. NBC_01463 DNA contains the following:
- a CDS encoding P1 family peptidase yields MTGQDTTAPTQQAPGRRDALTDVPGLRVGHARVAGDGALSGTTVVLAPEGGAVAAVDVRGGGPGTRETDALDPRNLVERIDAVVLTGGSAFGLDAASGVMAWLEEQGRGVRVGPDPAQVVPVVPAACLFDLGRGGDWRARPDATTGRAAVEDAARTEPGAAVTEGCVGAGTGAVAGQLKGGVGTASVLLPSGITVAALAVVNAAGSVLDPRTGVLYGEYGGAEPAVAPAPEIHETAQRRLAQARDADTRPPLNTTLAVVATDAALGRAQAQKLAGTAHDGLARAIRPVHLLTDGDTVFALSTGGRTLDPANPIALNDLLAAGAEAVTRAIVKAVRAATGVNGRGGGGTYPAYGDLYGAPQPPDSAPDGGDRDADSPSA; encoded by the coding sequence ATGACCGGCCAGGACACCACGGCACCCACGCAGCAGGCACCGGGCCGACGGGACGCGCTGACCGATGTCCCCGGCCTGCGCGTCGGGCACGCCCGGGTCGCGGGCGACGGCGCCCTCAGCGGCACCACCGTGGTCCTCGCCCCCGAGGGCGGCGCGGTCGCGGCCGTCGACGTGCGCGGCGGCGGGCCCGGCACCCGGGAGACGGACGCCCTCGATCCGCGCAATCTGGTGGAGCGCATCGACGCCGTGGTCCTCACCGGAGGCAGCGCGTTCGGCCTGGACGCGGCGTCCGGGGTGATGGCCTGGCTGGAGGAGCAGGGACGCGGTGTGCGGGTGGGCCCCGATCCGGCCCAGGTGGTTCCGGTGGTCCCGGCGGCGTGCCTGTTCGACCTGGGGCGGGGCGGCGACTGGCGGGCGCGGCCCGACGCCACGACCGGCCGGGCCGCGGTGGAGGACGCGGCGCGGACGGAGCCGGGTGCGGCGGTCACCGAAGGGTGCGTCGGCGCGGGCACGGGCGCGGTGGCCGGGCAGCTGAAGGGCGGGGTGGGCACGGCGAGCGTCCTGCTGCCGTCCGGGATCACCGTCGCGGCGCTGGCCGTGGTGAACGCGGCGGGCTCGGTGCTCGATCCGCGCACCGGAGTGCTGTACGGGGAGTACGGCGGCGCCGAACCGGCCGTCGCCCCCGCACCGGAGATCCACGAGACGGCGCAACGGCGCCTGGCACAGGCGCGCGACGCCGACACGCGCCCCCCGCTCAACACCACGCTCGCCGTCGTCGCGACGGACGCCGCACTCGGCCGCGCACAGGCGCAGAAGCTCGCGGGGACGGCGCACGACGGACTGGCGCGCGCCATCCGGCCCGTGCACCTGCTCACCGACGGGGACACCGTCTTCGCCCTGTCCACCGGGGGGCGGACCCTGGACCCGGCGAACCCGATCGCGCTCAACGACCTGCTGGCGGCGGGTGCGGAGGCCGTGACCCGCGCCATCGTGAAGGCCGTCCGGGCCGCCACGGGCGTCAACGGCCGCGGGGGCGGCGGCACATATCCCGCGTACGGCGACCTCTACGGCGCACCGCAGCCGCCGGACAGCGCGCCGGACGGCGGCGACCGGGATGCCGACTCGCCGTCCGCGTAA
- a CDS encoding MFS transporter, giving the protein MTEPPEASASAAQSDPGASTGSTGAAVDPPPADGSARVGAAVPRSVTARATAAGVIVSLLLIVAIVLGSRFLENFDSALLPYAVATVFLAFGVAYRYTVWVSAPGARRLFRKGWGSLFSAANFRKAPTALPKMIATYLGFQKFLGARSHARWAAHQLIFWGCILASLITFPLTWGWFTFTSGSGSGPGYEMRIWGFKIIGFDSLDILGWLMFHGLDIAAVLVIPGASYFLWRRMKDRGAITGQRFGYDLVPLIALIVISVTGLLLTFSSIFLHGGGYEFLAILHMVSVVFTLIYIPFGKFFHIVQRPAAVGMQLFKYTGRQDQEVFSCRRCEEPIDTAPYVENLRGTMRDLSLGFDEWAEYCPRCKRVLRGSAYLSQVKKGFK; this is encoded by the coding sequence GTGACCGAGCCACCAGAAGCCTCCGCTTCAGCCGCGCAGTCCGACCCCGGTGCCAGCACCGGCTCCACCGGCGCGGCCGTCGACCCGCCGCCCGCCGACGGGTCCGCGCGCGTCGGGGCCGCCGTCCCCCGGTCCGTCACCGCCCGCGCGACCGCTGCCGGCGTGATCGTCTCCCTCCTGCTGATCGTGGCCATCGTGCTGGGCAGCAGATTCCTGGAGAACTTCGACTCCGCACTCCTTCCGTACGCCGTGGCCACGGTCTTCCTCGCGTTCGGCGTCGCGTACCGCTACACGGTCTGGGTCTCCGCACCGGGCGCCCGCCGGTTGTTCAGGAAGGGCTGGGGGAGCCTCTTCTCGGCCGCCAACTTCCGCAAGGCCCCCACCGCCCTGCCGAAGATGATCGCCACCTATCTCGGCTTCCAGAAGTTCCTCGGCGCCCGCTCCCACGCCCGCTGGGCCGCCCACCAGCTGATCTTCTGGGGCTGCATCCTCGCGTCCCTGATCACCTTCCCGCTCACCTGGGGCTGGTTCACCTTCACCTCCGGCAGCGGCTCGGGTCCCGGCTACGAGATGCGCATCTGGGGCTTCAAGATCATCGGCTTCGACTCGCTGGACATCCTCGGCTGGCTGATGTTCCACGGCCTGGACATCGCCGCCGTCCTCGTCATCCCGGGCGCCTCCTACTTCCTGTGGCGCCGGATGAAGGACCGCGGCGCGATCACCGGCCAGCGCTTCGGCTACGACCTGGTGCCGCTGATCGCGCTGATCGTCATCTCCGTGACCGGGCTCCTCCTGACCTTCTCGTCGATCTTCCTGCACGGCGGCGGATACGAGTTCCTGGCGATCCTCCACATGGTCTCGGTGGTCTTCACCCTCATCTACATCCCGTTCGGGAAGTTCTTCCACATCGTCCAGCGCCCGGCCGCCGTCGGCATGCAGCTGTTCAAGTACACCGGGCGGCAGGACCAGGAGGTCTTCAGCTGCCGCCGCTGCGAGGAACCCATCGACACCGCCCCGTACGTCGAGAACCTCCGCGGAACCATGCGCGACCTCAGCCTCGGCTTCGACGAATGGGCCGAGTACTGCCCGCGCTGCAAGCGGGTGCTGCGCGGCAGCGCCTATCTCTCCCAGGTGAAGAAGGGCTTCAAGTGA
- a CDS encoding molybdopterin oxidoreductase family protein — protein sequence MTADPRAADTRAVVPLDPSLAPPGTRAFRDAGGIPADQWHADQNGETLVPTHCCFCGVQCGMYLRVDRGGKVFGVEPRNHDINRMRLCPKGINAYQQVNHPDRLTAPLMRRSRDEEFREVSWDEALDFTVAEVKRIQQTYGNDAFGLLGGASLFSEKTYLVGKFARVALKSRHVDYNGRLCMVSAAGANKLAFGIDRAGNPFSDILLTDCLLIAGSNVGECFPVMTQYVWGARDRGASLIVIDPRETAIARTADIHVALKPGTDSAFFNSVLHVVIEEGLTDEAYLAEHATGWAEVKAKAAEYPPARAAEICGIPAEQVVQVARTFARAPKAMAWHARGIEHHSQGVENCLTVINLCTATGHIGKPGAGYGTITGQGNGQGGREHGQKSDLLPGGRSIMNEEHRRQICEIWGIEESELPPAGTSMMEMVWQMQRREIRGLIGICNNPFVSLPNYKVVKEGYDATEFHAQFDFFLSETAANAHVVFPVTTWAEDEGVMANAEARVVKHNKAQDPPPGVRTDTWVMCELAKRLGAGDKFAFADSREVFDELRIASAGTVNDYYGITYERLEETGGIAWPCPSTDHPGTPRLFEDGRTYHPDGKIHMQVVDWHLPMDPYDDDHPMSLTTGRTVAHFLSGNQTRRLGALVEQTPRPWAEIHPSHGFRNGEPVRVVTRRGSEVFPALVTEAIRPDTVFIPYHWPVPTAANALTIDALDPRSKIPEYKVCACRIEHAERIDEVPAPPVAPGHVAYPETQVSRTDPLPPTSPQGRGTSERS from the coding sequence GTGACCGCGGATCCGCGAGCGGCCGACACCCGTGCGGTCGTCCCCCTCGACCCCTCCCTCGCCCCGCCTGGCACCCGCGCCTTCCGCGACGCCGGGGGCATCCCCGCCGACCAGTGGCACGCCGACCAGAACGGGGAGACGCTCGTCCCCACCCACTGCTGCTTCTGCGGCGTCCAGTGCGGGATGTATCTGCGCGTCGACCGCGGCGGCAAGGTCTTCGGCGTCGAACCCCGCAACCACGACATCAACCGGATGCGCCTGTGCCCCAAGGGCATCAACGCCTACCAGCAGGTCAACCACCCCGACCGGCTCACCGCCCCGCTCATGCGCCGCTCCCGTGACGAGGAGTTCCGGGAGGTCTCCTGGGACGAGGCGCTCGACTTCACCGTCGCCGAGGTCAAGCGCATCCAGCAGACCTACGGGAACGACGCCTTCGGGCTCCTCGGCGGGGCGAGCCTGTTCTCCGAGAAGACCTATCTGGTCGGCAAATTCGCCCGGGTCGCCCTCAAGTCCCGGCACGTCGACTACAACGGCCGGCTCTGCATGGTCAGCGCGGCGGGCGCCAACAAACTCGCCTTCGGCATCGACCGGGCCGGCAACCCCTTCTCCGACATCCTCCTCACCGACTGCCTGCTGATCGCCGGCTCCAACGTCGGCGAGTGCTTCCCCGTGATGACCCAGTACGTGTGGGGCGCCCGGGACCGCGGCGCCAGCCTGATCGTCATCGACCCGCGCGAGACCGCCATCGCCCGGACCGCCGACATCCATGTCGCCCTCAAGCCCGGCACCGACTCGGCGTTCTTCAACTCCGTCCTCCACGTGGTCATCGAGGAGGGCCTCACCGACGAGGCCTACCTCGCCGAACACGCCACCGGCTGGGCGGAGGTGAAGGCCAAGGCCGCCGAGTACCCGCCGGCCCGGGCCGCCGAGATCTGCGGGATCCCCGCCGAACAGGTCGTGCAGGTCGCCCGCACCTTCGCCCGCGCCCCCAAGGCCATGGCCTGGCACGCCCGCGGCATCGAGCACCACTCGCAGGGCGTCGAGAACTGCCTCACCGTGATCAACCTCTGCACCGCCACCGGACACATCGGCAAGCCCGGTGCCGGCTACGGAACCATCACCGGCCAGGGCAACGGACAGGGCGGCCGCGAGCACGGCCAGAAGTCCGACCTGCTGCCCGGCGGCCGCTCGATCATGAACGAGGAGCACCGCCGGCAGATCTGCGAGATCTGGGGCATCGAGGAGTCCGAACTCCCGCCCGCCGGAACCTCGATGATGGAAATGGTCTGGCAGATGCAGCGCCGCGAGATCCGCGGACTGATCGGCATCTGCAACAACCCCTTCGTCTCCCTGCCCAACTACAAGGTGGTCAAGGAGGGATACGACGCCACGGAGTTCCACGCGCAATTCGACTTCTTTCTTTCCGAGACCGCTGCCAACGCCCACGTCGTCTTCCCCGTCACCACCTGGGCCGAGGACGAAGGGGTGATGGCCAACGCCGAAGCCCGGGTGGTCAAGCACAACAAGGCCCAGGACCCGCCCCCCGGCGTCCGGACCGACACCTGGGTGATGTGCGAACTCGCCAAGCGGCTCGGCGCGGGCGACAAATTCGCCTTCGCCGACTCCCGCGAGGTCTTCGACGAGCTGCGGATCGCCTCCGCCGGCACCGTCAACGACTACTACGGCATCACCTACGAACGGCTGGAGGAGACCGGCGGCATCGCCTGGCCCTGCCCCTCCACCGACCACCCCGGCACCCCCCGCCTCTTCGAGGACGGCCGGACCTACCACCCCGACGGCAAGATCCATATGCAGGTCGTCGACTGGCACCTGCCGATGGACCCGTACGACGACGACCACCCCATGTCCCTCACCACCGGTCGCACCGTCGCGCACTTCCTCTCCGGCAACCAGACCCGCCGTCTGGGCGCCCTCGTCGAACAGACCCCGCGTCCCTGGGCCGAGATCCACCCCTCCCACGGCTTCCGCAACGGCGAACCGGTCCGCGTCGTCACCCGACGCGGCAGCGAGGTCTTCCCCGCCCTGGTCACCGAGGCGATCCGCCCCGACACCGTCTTCATCCCGTACCACTGGCCGGTCCCCACCGCGGCCAACGCGCTGACCATCGACGCCCTGGACCCGCGCTCCAAGATCCCCGAGTACAAGGTGTGCGCCTGCCGCATCGAGCACGCCGAGAGGATCGACGAGGTCCCCGCGCCCCCGGTCGCGCCCGGCCATGTCGCCTACCCGGAGACCCAGGTCTCCCGCACCGACCCGCTGCCCCCCACGTCCCCGCAGGGCCGTGGCACCTCGGAGAGGAGCTGA
- a CDS encoding 4Fe-4S binding protein has translation MMGRTIFIDPGRCIGCQACVSACRECDSHRGKSMIHLDYTDEGQSVASLPTVCMHCEDPVAPCAEVCPADAILVTADGVVQQADTTRCIGCANCVNACPFGVPKIDLQAKLQMKCNLCYDRTAYGLAPMCATVCPTGALFYGTVEELQAERPGVQVADTFVFGETEVRTGVAMVVPADRVQWPVPGGLPVVEINGKDVRR, from the coding sequence ATGATGGGCAGAACGATCTTTATCGACCCGGGGCGCTGCATCGGCTGCCAGGCCTGTGTCTCCGCCTGCCGCGAATGCGACTCGCACCGGGGCAAGTCGATGATCCACCTCGACTACACCGACGAGGGCCAGTCCGTCGCCTCCCTTCCCACGGTCTGCATGCACTGCGAGGACCCCGTCGCACCCTGTGCCGAGGTCTGTCCCGCCGACGCGATCCTGGTGACCGCGGACGGCGTGGTGCAGCAGGCCGACACCACCCGCTGCATCGGCTGCGCCAACTGCGTCAACGCCTGCCCCTTCGGCGTCCCGAAGATCGACCTCCAGGCGAAGCTGCAGATGAAGTGCAACCTCTGCTACGACCGCACCGCCTACGGCCTCGCCCCCATGTGCGCCACCGTCTGCCCGACCGGGGCGCTGTTCTACGGAACCGTCGAGGAGCTCCAGGCGGAGCGCCCCGGAGTCCAGGTCGCCGACACCTTCGTCTTCGGCGAGACCGAGGTCCGCACCGGCGTCGCCATGGTCGTCCCCGCCGACCGCGTCCAGTGGCCGGTGCCCGGCGGGCTGCCCGTCGTGGAGATCAACGGGAAGGACGTCCGCCGATGA
- a CDS encoding Rieske (2Fe-2S) protein: MTVTEQPSPGDPGQPPSGDPREALHDRIAADSLTTRRDYLRIVATVSGGLAVGGLGVAAGMLPRHGDPEDDKAPAPKRVSSQLLPGESIAFSYPEEEDKAVAVRLDDGTLVGYSAICTHLACAVLWRKDRGSEGELYCPCHEGVFDARTGEVTAGPPPRGLPKVVLTEQTDGSVWAVGTTRSGESVEHGLCRQLGDDRPDLAARIGCPGVRGGAEAPEAAGTSRTRANEPETSGRRT; this comes from the coding sequence ATGACCGTCACCGAACAGCCGTCCCCCGGGGACCCGGGACAGCCACCCTCCGGGGACCCGCGCGAGGCCCTCCACGACCGGATCGCCGCGGACTCCCTCACCACCCGCCGCGACTACCTCCGGATCGTCGCCACCGTCTCCGGCGGCCTCGCCGTCGGCGGACTCGGCGTCGCGGCCGGCATGCTTCCGCGCCACGGGGACCCGGAGGACGACAAGGCGCCCGCACCGAAGAGGGTCAGCTCCCAGCTCCTGCCCGGCGAGTCGATCGCCTTCAGCTACCCGGAGGAGGAGGACAAGGCGGTCGCCGTCCGGCTCGACGACGGCACCCTCGTCGGCTACTCGGCGATCTGCACCCACCTGGCCTGTGCCGTCCTCTGGCGGAAGGACCGGGGCTCCGAGGGCGAGCTGTACTGCCCCTGCCACGAGGGTGTCTTCGACGCCCGCACCGGCGAGGTCACCGCCGGACCGCCGCCCCGCGGCCTGCCGAAGGTGGTCCTCACCGAGCAGACGGACGGCAGCGTCTGGGCGGTCGGCACCACCCGTTCCGGCGAGAGCGTCGAACACGGGTTGTGCCGCCAGCTCGGCGACGACCGCCCGGACCTCGCCGCCAGGATCGGCTGCCCCGGAGTCCGCGGCGGAGCCGAGGCCCCCGAGGCCGCCGGCACCTCCCGTACCCGGGCCAACGAGCCCGAGACCTCCGGCAGGCGGACATGA